In a single window of the Nicotiana tomentosiformis chromosome 10, ASM39032v3, whole genome shotgun sequence genome:
- the LOC138900215 gene encoding uncharacterized protein, protein MNSAQVNYTVTEKELLPIVFAIEKFHPYLMGAKGVVHRDHTALRYLMSKKNYKARLINGCFCCKSLILTSKIEKGVKTKLRTTCLVWRRRGGRMMALKSMTPFPDEQVLAISMKDVTDVWLEINSS, encoded by the coding sequence atgaatagtgcccaagtcaactacacagttaCGGAGAAGGAGCTCCTtcccattgtgtttgcaattgagaagttccacccgtacttgatgggtgcaaaaggcGTTGTACACAGGGATCATACGGCACTTcggtatcttatgagcaagaagaaCTACAAAGCTCGCTTGATaaatgggtgcttttgttgcaagagtttgatattgacatctaagatagaaaagggagtgaaaaccaagttgcgaaccacttgtctcgtttggaggaggagaggaggccgcatgatggccttgaaatcaatgactcctttccCTGATGAGCAagtcttggctatttcaatgaaagatgtGACTGATGTGTGGCTTGAAATCAACTCGTCTTGA